Below is a genomic region from Kwoniella dejecticola CBS 10117 chromosome 4, complete sequence.
TTTCTACTCGACCTTGGAAGGAATGCATGAGCGTGCAAGACATAGGGAATGGGCCAGAAGGGTTTtacgaagagcgaagagtATAGAAGAAGGCGGTTATCGCGGCTCTCTTGAAGGCAGTAAAGGCAAAGAAAAAGCAACGGTAGATGATGTCTTGACAGAAAATGGAGGATTAATTGAGGAGTTGCAAGCTTGGCAGGAGATTAGAGTCCGAAAAGGGGTCTCGACAGTGACAGAACGAGAGCACCAAGTCGGTGCGTATACTTCTTCTTTGAAGAGAGTTCGTCAGGCTGATGTGTGTCCAGCCGAGGAACTACTTTCCTCACTCACGAAGCTCACTGGCAATATCTCTCCTGCGGATATGCTGAAAGCATCCACTTCCAAAGTTGGTCTTGCACACGAGCTTGCTCGACGTTTCTTGCCAGTCTCGTCTGCATCTATACGAGGTACACTCGACCCACGACGACCTCAAGCACTCCATGACAACATCACCGTCAAACCACGCACGATGACAGCTCAGATAGGAGGCTTATCCAAACcgccttccgcttctccgcATGTACCGCCGCCTATGAAGTCCAATGTGATGCCACCACCTCCAATGCCGCAGTACCATGTTCCGCCGCCTCATACCCTGCCCTCCGGTGGAAGACCGAATAGCAGCGAACATCGGACCAGCTCCACCCCTACTCGAGTAGCATATCCGTATACAGCTTCGCCAGGAGCAGGTAATCCTGTTTATAATAATCGACCCTCAGGTACGCCAAGTACAGCTTCTCTTACTCCGACCGCGCCAGGAACCTCTTCGGGATTATATCCCAGATCCGCAGTTGGTCCGGGACCATCGAATCTCCGTCAAAGTTTCGCCCCCGGGACACCTGGTGCTAACGGCATCCCGTATGGCATGAGCGGAGCCGGACTGGGAATCGGCAGTGGGAATGTAGGGATGCCGAGTGCGTCGCGATGAGAAGGATCTGCTAATCCGATTTACTTGTATATCGTATGTCCATGTATGTCCATGTCGGATCCGAACTCGCAAATTGTTGTGATGATATGATTTTCAAGACCCTGACTAGATCAGGTACGGGAGGCAaaaaaagaggaagatttACGTTGATTCAAGGGAAACGGAGTAGTAAAAATGGGGGAATCGGAGAATTCAGTTGCATTCCCACAGACGGGATCAGAGGAGGACATATATAATACCCTTCGATAGGCGATGAAATCTCATCATAATAGCACAGCCCCGGTATAGAGTCATATGGACTACTAAAGGAATGTCGAGTAAATAATCAATCACACGTACATAGCATTCGACTGCATATCCGCATATGATAACCCGCTAGCTTCATTACCAGTACAGCAGTCCACGCCACgcatcagcttgacatgATTGGACAATCTTCATTGGTCCGCCGAATCATTGACAACAACCGACTTTCCCGGTACAGGAAGGAGCTCGTATAGGCGATAATAACATTCGTAATACCCAAGGATCAACATCCGAAAGTAtaattcgaattcgaatagGCGATTGATCGCACAAGGCTGTGTCCACTTTAGGGAAAGAGGACAACAATCAATTGTCTCACTCGTAATGATAAGAAGAACACAGCCACAGCTTTGGAACAGTCTAAAATAGATCTCCTGGTGGTCGGACCCTACCTACCTATCCCTCCTCTCTATCCGGCACCACTTGCCTTCGCGTCGAACGGCGTAATATCTCCGCTTTCTGATCCTACCGATCAGTGACACTGGGATCCCGGGCTTCGGTACAACTCTGGGTGCAGGTGGGTCCAAGCTTGCTTTACCTGTCTATCTTGCTCCGCACGATGACTTTTTACACACACGCGCCTGGTTCCTGTGAGTCAACATTTTCCAtcatccaagctgatcaattttCAAACTACAATATAGGGTCGCTatcacatacatatacatatacatatacaccTTCTTGACCGAATACCGAGCTAGTAAAATTCCTACAGGATGACCGGATATAATATCAATACCGATGGGACCTTTCGAGCGTCTCCTCAATCAATCGTTCGACAAATAGATTCAGATACGGAAATGGGGGATTTAATGCAGAAACGTAAGAGGCTGTCGCTACAAGAGGGAGTCCTGGGAggtagtagtggtagtggATCATCACAGTccgtggagaaggggaaacaACGGTCGGTCACTATGGGACCACTCAGAGCGAGTCCGGAACATGATAGCAGTGGAGAGAATAgtaagaaggggaaagggaaagggaaggctACAACTGCAGCTGGACTTGCTGGATTCACAAGTACGTCCACAGGATATTCAAGCGATTAACCATAGGACTGACATCCCTGATAGGTTGCGAAGCATGTAGGAGGGGAAAGTGAGTGAAGCGAACTCCGTTCAAGAAAAAGACCACAGAGCTGAGCTTTTGGGGTGTCAGACGACGCTGTGAACCATCTCCTCTGGTACCGCCCGATCATCCGGATGCGGCTCGCCTTCCATGTGCCAGATGTAGGAGATTTGCTATCGAGTGTGTCAGGGTCAAAGCAGTGAGAAGGAAAGGTCCGGCGCCAGTGTAAGTGCTGAGACCGCTGAacagattgagctgatatcgtAGTGATCTAAGGCACGTCGCAATCATATTCATTCAACTTCGCATACTGACTCAGAATACAGTGCTGTCTCCGACGCGGTGCATGGCTACAATCATGACTCATCTCTCATAACACCCGATACAGCTAGGAGATCTTCAGCGTTGTCAGATATAGGAGGATCAGATTTCGAGCGGAAATTATCAGCATCGTGAGTGTAGAATCTGGTGGATGAGGATAGACTACGTGGGCTGATGAGAAGGGGTCCATAGCTCCAACCATTCGCCCGCATATCCTTTAGCATCGCCTGCGCTTTCAATCAATAATTTACCTGAAGGGATAGACCAGGTTGTCCCCGGTCCGACTATAGATAGCATACTCAACCTGTTCTTCGACTATGTAAGCTAGTCTGATGGACATTGCGCTCTCCCCGTGGACTTCGGCTGACTGCTTGTATGTCTGCACACCAGGTGTACCCTTTGACTCCATGCCTACATCGCCCGACCTTCGTAGCGGATCTGACGGCAAGACGTGATCGACATGATCCGGTGTTCTTCGCCCTGACAATGTCCGTGATGGCCTCCACGCTGGTGCAAATACCTAGAAGTCTAGTCAATCTAGACAAGAACGAAGTGGAAAGTCTAGCCAGAAAATGTATACAGATCTCAAGGGCGAAAATGGCGCACATGTGGGAAGATGCTACGCCGATCTCGAGCTCGATGGGTGAGTGCCCCGCGGTATCTGTGGTAGGCATCATGGCTAATTATGGCATCTGCGTAGTTGTCATTTCATACCTGTAAGCGAAACCTAAAGTATGGACtcgctcagctgattgtaCCATAGTGAAGGAATCGTATATCTGTTTCTTGGCAATAACACAGCGCATGTCGTAGCGACTGCACAGTCCAATCAGCTAGCTTTGGCATTGCGGTTGAACGAAGAGAGCGTGAGTTCAGATCGTGAAAGAAATGtgctgatcatcgaacaGAGCTACGATGGTCTCGACATGATCGAACGAGAGATCAGAAGGCGAATCTATTGGGTAAGTTCGTATTAGCTTGACACCGCTGACATCTAGCTTCTCTTCCAAGCGGACAAGAGTACGGCCTGTTTGGTGAGTTCACCTGACGATGAACGGAGCTGACAAGCAGCGAGCCCGATCGATTTGCCTCTCGCTTGAAGATGCCCATGATCTACTTTTACCTGCagaagtcgatgacgatATGATCACGCCCGATGGTATACTGCCACAACCGCCCGGGACGACTCCACTCATAACGGGATTCAACGTCAATACACATTTGTTCCGCATCTTAAATGATGCAATCGCGATACAGCGACGTAAATCGCCTCGAAGCATGGAAGAAATCCTGACAGACCTTCAGAGACTGCAAGACTTGCGAAATAGGACAATTCAGACCTTCTTGACCGTACCGGATCCACTGAGGATGCGAAATGCATACGATTCTCGCTctgcaaggtgagttcaatAACTCGGAGGCAATCGCTGAATCGTATCAGTCCCGCTGTCGACTGGGAAAATAAGTTACGAGCGCAATTTGTGGACTTCTTCCGTTCTGCCGGAGACAGGAGTCATGCCTTGAACAGCTACTTAGTCATGCAGGTGAGATCAGTGTCCTTGATAATGCTCTGCTAGGGCGGTGCTGATGAGTTGTAAAAAGGGGAACATCCTTGTGACACAGCATGTGGTGCGCTTGGTCCTCCTGCAGACCCAGCAAGCACTGCTAGCCCAGCTGGCAGTAATAACTCCAATTTTGCCGCCTCCGATGGGACCGGAGGAAACAGCGGAAAATATCGCTTGTGAATTGCTTGATGGGCTGAACAGGTAAGCCGGCTTGTCATGTGAATATAGCTGATGATCAGTCTGCCTGTCGAATGCGTCGCCACCAATGGTCCATCGTTAGTACAGAAAGGTGAGTGTGGTCTAAACAGAGAATTGAGCATTTGCTTAGCCGGGATATAGTCCGATTCGTCGGTATCCATCTGATGGAAGCTTCAAATGATCCGACTGGCACACAATCTCACTCGTGAGCGCCCTGAGTCCTTCGTCTGAAAAAGACAGCTGACCCAGTTAACAGGCAAAAATTGCTGATGCAATTCCTTTCGGTGTTGAGTGTGATTGAGGGGATGTATACCTTTGGCAGGGACATTTCGGCTGAGTAGCGCTTGACGTCGATAGTAGTAGTATATCTCTGATCAATAGCATATGGACATTGCATTTCTCTGAGTTGACATTAAATCTGTAAATTTGTACACATGCACACACATGCATCATCCAACCTGTGCATATGCTCTTGTCCCTTGGATTTAGCGTGTTCTGTCGGCGAGTCCTTTGAATTTAATGTGATCGGAGAATGAACGGTGATCAGGACAGGCACCGCCATAGCATTTATACATCGCTTTTTGGCTTGTACGCTTGTACAGCAGGTCCGATTCCAAATCTCCAATTACGATAGAATCGCGTTTTGCCTTTTCAGGAATGCCTGACAGCAAGCGAAGCGGATATCTAAATATCTGCAGTGAGATAGCATTCACCCCGCTGGGGATCCGGAGTCAGCTAGTCGACGCGTATGATTGATACCCTGACATCCCCGGTTtgcttcgacatcatcatcaatattATCGATTTTGTAATTATCCTGAGGACCATCGCATACAGGATATTAATTGTACAGCACCACAGGTATACCTGACTCGACCCGTTTCAGCTCTGTCGATCCTTgcatctcatccatctcagCGGACCAGCGGAACGGATCATACGTGACCTGCTTTGGTGTCATCAGAGGCGATGTACCGCTGACGAGGGGGAGGGATGTATATATAAGGCATCAGGAACTCAGTCAGATCGGTCGTCGTACGCATCTCAAGACTAGCAATCTCAATATTgacatcgaaggatgatgtgaGCTATACTTCTGAAAACTTCGCAAGGAGGAAATAGCTAATATGACTGACCTTCAGGGATAAAATCCTTCTATCTTCTCCCGGTATGCAatcaagatccagctcatccgACAAAAATACCCATGCCCAGCCAGAAACGTTGGAGCATGCTGTCGGACTAGCTTTCCAGCCTAATGACAATACCCTGGAAATCGCcgcgaaggaagagaaagctgtAGGTACATTACAAGCTATAAAGGTGTACAGGCATGCCTTTCTCTGGTGCTTGTgagtcatcttgatcatcacGCTATAGATGTGCAGTACTAAAGCCAGAGAATAGGTTCTGCGGTATCGGAGCGATCTTGTGGGGATATGACGTACAGATCAGCAGTGGATTACTCTCAACCCCGTTGTTCAGGCATGATTTTGGATATGAGTACAAGGGCGAAGATGTTATCCCGGCGCGATGGCAGAGCGCTTTCAATTCCGTCGGATCGATCGGCGGGATGTTCGGCGGCGTAGCAGTAGGATGGATAGCAGATAGGATCGGGTGAGTTTGTAGGACCAGGAGAGGAATCTTTTTGACCATTTTGATAGACGCCGAGCATCTATAGCTGTTGCCTCCCTCATTTCGATCATCGCTATATTCATACAATTCTTCTGCCCTCCGCATCAAAACGCTTTGCTCCTGGTCGGCAAGCTCATCAATGGTCTCTCACTGGGCATGTACATCTCTTCGGCGGCGGCGTATTGTGCCGAGATTTCGCCGGTCATGTTGAGGGGAATTACGACTGGCTCTGTGAACCTGTGGATCGTTCGTGAGTCGAGAATGAGACCGATCAAGGCTGATGATCAGTCGGCCAATTCATGGCAAGCTGCGTCATCCAAGGACTAGGTTCGAGAGACAACAGGACGGCTTATCGCATCCCATTGTGAGTTATATCTATGCCCATCTAAGCTGACTCATTCAGTGCTATACAGTGGATTTTTCCCGTCATACTTCTGGTCGGGTTACCTTTTGCGCCTGAATCTCCATGGTATCTCGCTCGGAAAGGCTACGTCGAAAGGGCAAGGGCTGTTCTCACGAGACTTGGAATCCAAGATGTGGATCTTCACTTGCGTCAAATTCAAGAAACGATCGTCCTCGAAGATCACTATGCGAGAGAGACCACCTACTGGCAATGcttcaagaacaacaatCGACGTCGAACGGTGATTGCCTTGATGGTGTTCGTGCTTCAACAGATCGTAGGGGTCATCTTCGTGCTCGGATATAGTACCTATTTCTTCCAACTTGCCGGATTCGCCACTTCGGAATCGTTCAAATTGGGTGTTGGAGTCACTGCCATTGGCGTCGTGGGGAATCTGACCGCGCTCTACAGCGTGAACAAGTTTGGCAGACGACCGTTGTTCCTGTTGGGGATGATCGGATGTACAGCTGTCAACTTCGGAATTGGgttctcgtcaatctcggaTAGCAAAGCTGCTAGATGGGCAGAAGCTATATTTGTGAGTCGCGAGTCGCAGAGTCTGCAAATATCGAAGCAAATCGAAGTTGACAGTGTCTTTCTCAGACCCTCATATTTGGCTTGATATATCAAGGCAGTATAGGACCATTGGGATATGTCATATTTTCCGAAGTCAGCTCAGCCAAGTTACGCTCGAAGACCGTCGGTATTGGAATATGCGTCAATTCGCTCTGCGGCATGTTGGCGAATATCATCATACCGTGAGTCAATACTACGCGTGAATAGTGCTGATGGTCTTAGGTATCTTGTCAACCCGGACGAAGCCAAtctgaaggggaaagtgggCTATATCTTCGGTGGTTTGGGATTACTAGGTTCAATCTGGACGTTTTTCTTCATTCCCGAAACGAAGAACAGGACCGTTGACGAGTAAGTCATGGTCATAGGGGCAGCAAAGTCGTCggacgaggctgatgtgCAGCCTTATTTAGGCTTGACGCGCTCTTTGAGGCAAAAGTCTCGTCGCGGAGATTTGGCAAAATCACAGTCGACCGATAAGTTTGGCCTGTAGGTGTACAGCTCGAAATACAAACATCAAGTGAGACGGACACTAGCCTTTTTTGTATAtacaatctcaatcaattGCGTGTGTATAATTATTGTCGCCTTGCATGCATGGAGAACCATGCTTAGTATCGAATGACAATTGCCTGAGCAAAAGATGGGTTGAGTATGTGCCACATTGCACTTTTGCCGGTCAACGCCGCCGCGTTGGTTGCTTTCGACATCTTTAAATGCAGTTACTTGCTTGTATTTATCCTCAACTCAGTTCATTCTGGTAACTGCATCGTCGATTGGCCTCTAACTCACTGCATCTCACACATATCCTACACCGCCCACAAGCCGAATCGCCAGGCCCCGCCTCCATATACCCTTTACCACTTGCTTAGAAGAAAACACGGAAGCAGTATGAGGTAAGTCTTCCGTCCGTCCATTGTCGACCTATCAAAACTGATTGTCTGCCTTATCTTCCCCCTTTGTCTCCTCATGAACGCAGTCAATACGCCCACGTACCCAAATCCGAGTTGGACGAAGCACAAATAAAGGAGCTGGAAGAATACGAGATCTCGCAAGGACCTCTATCAGTGTTGCAACAGGCTGTCAGGAACTCGTCTCAAGTCTTGATATCGTTACGAAATAACAAGAAGCTGTTGGCGAGGGTGAAAGCGTTCGACAGGCATTGTAATATGGTGTTGGAGAATGTGAAGGAGGTGAGGTATCTTGAAGCGAAGCTCTGTTGCAATAGTGCTGTGTATGAGATCAAAATACTGACGAAGTTTGGGAATCATAGATGTGGACTGAAACACCGAAaggaaagggcaagaagCCAGTGAACAAGGACAGGTTCATCTCGTAAGTGTATCCCTTtagatgtcgaagagctgCTGCTTATTGCGTATCGGCTCACTTGTTTTGCTTTTATCCACAGTAAAATGTTCCTTCGTGGTGATTCAGTCATACTTGGTGAGCATCCCCCTTGGAGTCATCAGGCAGAGGACGATAACGGGTATCGAAGAGCCGAGAGCTGACGCTGCGTTCCTGATCACAGTACTCCGAAATGCCGCATAGAAAGGGGAAACCCAATGAGTCTGTCAAACGCGTTGAGGATTGGAGGGACAGAGACGCGCAGAAGGGGCACAATACCCAAAAGATGGAAAGCAGCCATCGAGTCAGTCATATATGTACATGATGCATCATAACACATTGTATTCGTAATCTAATCCAAGATGGGTGCTGCTTCGCCTATCGTACATACGAAATCGTTCGTTTGATTGCTCGATTCATTTCATACGAGAACTCCTTGACCTTTGCCGGAATGAGCAAACTCGACAACGGCGTTGACGGCTTTCATATCTGCTTGCACTGATCAGCGGCAGCACGGCGAAAGTCCGagaattgattgatcgcgAACTCACCGATGTCACTGCCCAGCTCGATGTACGTATGTGCCTTGATGGTTAGATCATCCTTGACTGAACCTATGATTTCTACGAAGCCATCGCCGATGTGCATATCCTGGTAGTTAGgtattgatcagcatccagTCTGGACTCTTATTCGAATAACACATATGCCGACTTACTCGAGAAAGATGTACACCGAGCTATGCATGATCGAAAAGCAAGTTCAGCGTTGTATTTAGCCAGAGAAGCAACCACACTTACACTGCTTCCATCACTAGTTTCCACCGTAGCCGTATCACCCGAGAGCTTGACCACTTTGGCGGTCAGTCTCACGGTCTCGCCTCGATGTTGAGTGAGGTATTTGGAGTTGATTCGCGCTGGGAAACGGCGAATGTCAGCTCTTCAGAGTCCCTGGGATCAGGAGGAGGGCGCAGCTCACGTTCTGGGCCGAGACGGGACATAACGAAGAGGTCAGGCGGAAAACGAGGCTGCGATGAAGGGCTGAGTGTCGTCAATAATGTAGAGCTGCGTGCTAGGCTGCCTTCTGGGTCGTGCTATGTGTACGTTGTtggcgatggagatgacaGATGTGAGATTGCGAGAAGCGATGCAACAAAAGAGTCTGAGTTGACTAATCTTGAATCATCCATGCATCCATAGAGACGCGTCTTTTGGCTCAACATTATTTCAGCCAGCCGGTTTTGGATAGGCGGCCATCACCGAAAAGATAACCCAGGAACGTGACCAACTTTTCAAAATAAAAAATGTTCACCGGCAACCCAAAagttgaaggatgaatgcATCAAATCTGTCCACTTATCCTTTACATTCAACAGAGATCAACAAAACACACCAGTTCATCATGGTCTCCTTTCAGTAAGTCCCCTTGCTATCCTGACTGAGAGGTTCTGAAACTGATAGTCCCTCAGATGTGATGCTTGCGCCGATACTGTCAAGAAACCAAAGCTGGACCAACATAGAAATAGGTGCCGTGCTTCTTTCACTTGCTTAGGTGCGTAGCGAGTCGGCCATGGCCAGAACCAGAAAACCGCCATACCAGCTGTTGATCTCACTGCTTGACCTTATAGACTGCTCTACCACCTTCAGGAATCCAGGAGAATACAAGTAAGTGAAATGCCTGCGGCTGAACCTTGCAATCACCCGCTGATCCCAATTCTCTGCACTAGGAGCCATACATCTTGTGTGACAGAAGCTGAGAAATATCAAGGCGCTCTATACAAGGGTCCCAAGAAGGTAACATACTTTCCGATAGTCGAGAGAGAGCCCGCGCTCACGTCTGTTTTCAGAACGGTCAACCtgcctctcaatctcagactCCCGCCGCCCCATCTCCCGCTCCCATCCCAGTCGCCGCACCCGAGCCTACACCAGCCGCCGCAAGCTCGTCGATACATCCTTCCCGactgaatcagctcaatgcACCTCCCGAGCGTGAGTACCCACAGACAGGCGGATTCCAAGGTCGTGGCGGTCGAGGAGGCTACCAAAGAGGCGGATTCCAGCGTGGTGGATATGGAGGTGTCGTAGAAAGATCTTATGCTACAGACATGAACAAGATGGCTCCTCAAGTGGGAATGAGGTCGTGGGGATCAACAGAGACTACGCCTAAACCCGAAGAGTCGGCTCCTCCTTCCGCTGCACCCTCGGTCTCGGTGAACGGGGAGAGCGAGGCagacaaaaagaagaagaagaatcgcaAGGGCGACAAAGGCGGGACGGGGTCGAAGGCCAACTCGAAAAATCCCCGATCCGAGGAGATCCAAGCAGAGcctcagacgaagaagaggaagtttgaagaggatgttaCTCCTGCGGCAGGTGATGAAGCCACCGAAGTCTCATCTAAATCCCTGAAGAGGCTCAAAAAGCGCTTTGGCAAGATGGAAGACAAAGATTTGTCGCTGGGCGAATGGATAGATATGCTtggaaaggacaaggaaaAGAACGTTGATACTTCAGAAATTCTCAAGGCATTCAGGGTCACAAAGAAAGATGGCCAATTCGTCCTTAGCATATAATCCTCTACGAATTCCAACGCTTCGCACTGCAGTCATGTATTAACAGCGCATTTTGGTTCATATCAAGCCATGCATGTATATTGGCAACAAATAATGATATCAGATTTACAG
It encodes:
- a CDS encoding small nuclear ribonucleoprotein Sm D2, encoding MSQYAHVPKSELDEAQIKELEEYEISQGPLSVLQQAVRNSSQVLISLRNNKKLLARVKAFDRHCNMVLENVKEMWTETPKGKGKKPVNKDRFISKMFLRGDSVILVLRNAA